TATCAAAGATAGGCTTTACTAGGCGAACCTGAACTCCACCTAAGCCTGCAATAAGAAAAGAGAGAAGAAAAGCCCCAAGGACTTTTCTCTTATAGGGAATAATATAAGGAAGTAATTTGTTCTTTATTAAGTCGTTCATTTGAAAAGCATAGCAAGAAAGTACTCACTTAGTACATCTTATTCAAGGTTTAAAGCCGCTCGATTTAGAAACATTGACCCACTTTCACCATCAATAATTTCAACTGTTCCTGTTTTTCCGATCTTTAAATGAAACGACTCACCTTTAAACTGATAGAGTTCAAGCTTTTCAGTTCCTAAATTATAAGTAAATTTCTTTTCTATTTTCTCAGAGTTTTTAACTCTTTCAATCAAACTTGCGAGTCTCTTCTTAGACTTCTCCGTAAAGGCCTTTATGGAGTTTAAATTTCTCGTAAAGAAAATATTACTCTCTATTTTACTTGGCTTATCACCAATTTTACTTAGAAGATTTTTTAGATCTCTACTGCTCTTTTTATTTTTCTTCTCATCATCACTTTCTAAAGAGTCCTTTGTTTTTGAAATCGCTTCTTCAATCAACTCATTATCAACAATATCAGGAACGCCATCTTCTGGAGCACTACTACTACTCTTCTCAGAATCTGTCTCCGCAGACATTGTGCCCTCAGAATAGTCACTCATACTTGGTCCCGAAGAACTAGAAGAGCTAGACGAGTTTCCGGCAAGACCACTTGCACTTGAAGAAGCATCTACTACACCTTCGATCTCTCTATCTGAGTTTTCACGCGGTGATGCTGCAACCATCTCACGAGGATCTGCAGCAATAATATCACTCTTAGAAGGCTCTTGCGTTTCGATACCTTCTTCTATGGCCTCTCTCTGTTTGGCAAGCTTTGATAGCTCACTTCCAAGCTCACTCAGCTCATTCTTTCTTCCAATATTTTTTAATTCATCTTTGGCAGAGGTAATTGAATTCCTAGAATCTCTATCAGGGATACTATTTCTTGCCTGTAGTCTCTCCATATAGTCGTAAGCGCCATTAACTTGCTCTTTTCTCTGATCAAAAACTCTCTCTGCTTCACTCTTACTTAGCTTGGAATTTGAATTTTGAATTTCTGAAACAATTCGGTCTTTATTGGCTTCTGAATAAATATCTTTAACCGCTTTAGCTTGCTCTAAACCTTCCTTTGAGAGAGAGTTCATATTTTCAACACCTAGAACTTTCTTCGCCGAGACTAAGCTATCATTGAACTCTTCATTTTTCCCATTCGAGATACTATGGATTTTTTCAATTTCTTTTTCAGCCTGCTCATTTGAGATAATAATTCCCTTCGCCGCAAGGTGTGTTCCAAGAGATGCTGCCACAGCTGTTTTTGTAATCTGTAAGTCATTTTTTGGCTTCTCTTCATGGTGCTCTCTTTCCTCATGTGCCTTCTTTACTTCCTCTTTCTTTCGTTGTTCAGCAATTCTCTTTTGCTCTTCTCTCTTTCTTTGATCAGAGCGATGTTGACTATTTTCTCCATTCTTATTATTAGCTTGCTGTCCTTCAGTATTTCGAGAATTTCTTCCCTCTGTCTTCGATCTATCTTGGTGATGGGCCCTATCATTGGCCGTGACAGAACGATCACGCTGTTCGTAATTCCCTCGATTTGAAGAATTCCCACCAGATTCACCGTGTGATGATGAGTGCCCATTGCCACCAATCATTCCTGATGAATCAGGAACTCTCTCCCCTCTTTTAACTAAAGTTGTGGCCTTTGCATTATGCCCAGAAAGACGACTCTTCTCATGAGTTCTCTCGCTTAATATTCTTTGCGCTCTATCAGAAGTCTTGGCTCTTTGTGCAATCTTTACTATTTTCTCAGCATCGGCCTTAACAGCCCCTCGACCTACTTTAGAGACAACTTTTGCACCAGCGAGGACACCTTTTTCTGCAATTTTCTCACTGATTCTTCCAGGGATATTTCCTTTTTCTACTACAGCTTTCGTTATCATTACAACTTTGCTTTCACTTACTGATTTTGAAATTTTTTCAATTTTCCCCTTAAGTCTTAAGGCCTTCTCAGAAGTCACAGAATAAATTTTAATGGCTACAGAGGTTGATTTACTTATTCCCGCACCTAGTGCTGCCGAAGTCTTTCCAATCATAGATGACTTAGAGACCTTTGAGGTCTTAGAAAAAGAAGGTGCTATCGTTTTAACTTTTGTCGATACTTTACCTGCAATAGTTGCAAGAGTCTTAGCTCCTGCTCTTGCACTTAAACTAGCGGCAGTACCTACTCCAGCAGTCAAGAAAGCAACTCCAACTTCTGATGAGATCGCTCCAATAGCGACACAAGTTGCATTGATCTTATCATCACAATCAATACACTCGTAATTCTCTAAAGGCTGGAGACATTTTGAAAACTGAGGCTTTCCTTCCCATTTTCCACAAAATACAGAACTTCTAACCCAGTCATCCACACCTTTTTTAATATTATCTATTAAATTAGAAAACCATTTCCCAGGATCGTCCCAAAAATCTTCTACATCCTTCTTACTCTGAACAGCTTTTGCATGAAGCTTATCTGCTTCATCATCAAACCAACCACCAATGTTAAATAAAGACTTCGTTCCCTTAGATACTAGATTCCAAACACTAGAAGCACTTGACCAAAGGTTCGCTGCGAAAGCGTAGACAAAGTCTTTAACACAATTTGATTTCCCATCTGCGATACATTCACTATCGTAGTTTTTTTCTTTAACAGTATTTCTCACATATTTTTGGATTGGATTTCGAACAACCTTAGGTAAGAGCGAGGCTCCATCTTTTATCGCCCTTAACTTATTACACTCCCAGGCCTTACCACAGTCTTTTTCAAACTCTTTCTTCTCACTCTCATTACAGGCAAGCTCATTTGTGACTTCCTGTACTTCCTCAACAAATGGAATAACTCTTGGATTATCTCTTTGCTCTACACAATCTTGAAACTGTTTATAAACATCAGGATTAGAAGACATCAATTCTTCTCTATTTTCAAACTCAACTTTCAAGTAATCTAGAGAGTCACGACAAGAAAAGAATTCATCACTTATATAGACGTCTTCCCTAAGCTCATCATTTTGATCTATACAGTACTTTTCAAACTTCTCTAGAGTCTCTACAAAAGGATCAACTTCGGTGTCACCTAACACTAAAAGAGGTTGCATTAGAAATATTATTAAGAGTATATTTTTCATCATAATCATTCGATCTTTTTTCTTTATAAATAAATGAAATTAAAGAACTTTCTCCAATACTTCATCGAAGAAAAATTAAGAATTCTTTAATTATTTTATACGAGGTTCCGAAGTATAATATGAAGAAATAAAGGAATTTATAGATTTGAAAAAAAGTAATTTATCTCACATAAAAAAACAAAAAGGTAAGTATATGTTTATACTTCTCTTCTTAAGTACCTTCTTAACTTTTCAAAGTACTTACTCGGCTGAAAAAAAATTCCCAATCGGCGAAAACAAAATATCTTTACACTACCCAGATGGTTGGCAGCACGCTTTTAACTTCCTTAGTACTCCACTTACTTTATTTGGTCCTGTCCTAAATGGTCGCAGAGCCGTTATTTCAATAAATAATACTAACGTGACCAATTTTTCTTTCAATAAGAAAAATCTTCAAGATAACGAAGATAATTATAGAGAAGGTCGCTTAAAGTGGTTAAAAAAGAATAAAGGAAAAGTGGTTCGCTTTACTGGGTATAGAATCTCGAAGTGGGAAAGTATCTCAGAAGTTCATTCTATTGGTTATTCATACACAATTAAGAATGATCTCTTTCTTGAAAAAGCTTATTTCTTTAACTGCAATAATGAGCTCTTCAATATTTCAACTTTAATGACTTGGGAGCAAAATAAATCCCATGGAAAAGAAGTAAAGAAAATACTCTCTTCCTTTAGATGCCTAAAGCAAAAGTGAAAATGTTTTAAAATCTACTCTAGAAACTTGAATCTGATAGCATAAGTAATCAATTAGTCTATTTGAGAAGTGAGATGGTACTTCATTAATTTCTTGAAGTTGGTCATATTTCTTAATGGCAATTTGACATAGGTAATTCCACATAACCTTTGATTCTCTTCCATTCATTTTTGTATCTAACATATCTTGATTGAGACAACTAATATCTGCAAAACCGCCTTGCTCATCAATAAGAGTGATCTCTTCTACTAGACTTAAGTCTACTCCACTTAATACACAATTATTTCTTTCAGGAAATACCCCTTGATCTATCAAAGTCTTCCCAAGAAAAATAAAGAATTCACTAGAAATAGTTTTCTTCTCTTGCAATTTCTTTTCTAAAAAGAAAATCGAATTACTTAGAACCTTAAACATTGAATCACTTTCTTGTTGTTCCTCATATAAACTTTCAAATAAATTAGCCTCAACCACAAGCTTATCCGACACCTCCAAAAAGGCACAAAGCAAA
The sequence above is a segment of the Halobacteriovorax sp. JY17 genome. Coding sequences within it:
- a CDS encoding recombination protein O N-terminal domain-containing protein, coding for MITKVEGIILSKTPFKDRHLICRLLLRSGEKISVIFYGGQGGGTKKKSSFLELGHLVKVELTRAKANTTIFSVKEWTLSWHHKSIRDNHRAFYLLCAFLEVSDKLVVEANLFESLYEEQQESDSMFKVLSNSIFFLEKKLQEKKTISSEFFIFLGKTLIDQGVFPERNNCVLSGVDLSLVEEITLIDEQGGFADISCLNQDMLDTKMNGRESKVMWNYLCQIAIKKYDQLQEINEVPSHFSNRLIDYLCYQIQVSRVDFKTFSLLL